In Carya illinoinensis cultivar Pawnee chromosome 7, C.illinoinensisPawnee_v1, whole genome shotgun sequence, the following are encoded in one genomic region:
- the LOC122315835 gene encoding peptidyl-prolyl cis-trans isomerase CYP63 isoform X3: MSEKKNPYVFLDVSVDGDPVEQIVIELFADVVPRTAENFLALCTGEKGIGKSTGKPLHFKGSHFHRIIKGFMAQGGDFSKGDGTGGESIFGGKFADENFRLKHDGVGLLSMANCGPNTNGSQFFITFKRQPHLDGKHVVFGKVVKGIELVKKIEQLGTAAGKPARPVKIVDCGKTSERKIQDAVGKEKGKKKKSVKVPSSADNSESSDVQVRGRHKKSLKDRRKKRKKRYSSSDSYSSDTESDSFSSDSDSSLSDSDSSLSDSSHSSDGKRRKRRSIKREKPQRGRKRKDGQRERKRGRREKRSRQKSKRRPLRSSSSDAKRESDDNSSSRSSSDDEKTDNRVSAQNSKHVKYKQPRNLDTGKESSAPLSLKKTIVEQQKDREMKTIEDNSSHEEGELSPKNDKLLNNGHGKEARSDKHANKHSYSDDSSKSRSLTPKRRSRISPMGSPNTSPKGVPSGSQALKSGEQNQGRASESALGSPARKVGEPSSTEHDQGMLRSSSPNGATKRVRKGRGFTEQYSFARRYRTPSPERLPRSSYSYGRRNFLGKNQDRYSSYRRNYEHAPRGRYRSPPGGRSPPRFSLSLSLESIKNTVAGELEVGVFPEVQVIVAITMTGAGARVGAEAGAGAGAGAGVQ, from the exons ATGAGCGAGAAAAAGAACCCGTATGTGTTCTTAGATGTGTCGGTTGATGGGGACCCTGTGGAACAAATTGTGATTGAG CTTTTTGCTGATGTTGTTCCTAGGACGGCAGAGAATTTCCTGGCACTCTGTACAG GAGAGAAGGGCATTGGAAAGTCTACTGGGAAACCTTTGCACTTCAAGGGATCACATTTTCATCGAATAATTAAAGGATTCATGGCCCAA GGTGgtgatttttcaaagggagaTG GCACTGGTGGAGAGAGTATATTTGGAGGAAAGTTTGCTG ATGAGAATTTTAGGCTGAAGCATGATGGAGTTGGTCTTCTCTCTATGGCAAATTGTGGTCCAAACACAAATGGGTCCCAGTTCTTTATAACCTTCAAGCGCCAACCCCATCTTGATGG GAAACATGTTGTTTTTGGAAAAGTTGTGAAGGGAATAGAACTTGTGAAGAAAATTGAGCAGTTGGGAACAGCTGCAGGGAAGCCTGCTCGACCTGTGAAAATTGTAGATTGTGGGAAAACTTCAGAACGTAAGATTCAGGATGCAGTTGGGAAAGAGAAAG ggaaaaagaagaaatcagTGAAGGTTCCATCTTCTGCAGATAATTCCGAATCTTCTGATGTGCAAGTGCGAGGAAGACACAAGAAATCTCTGAAGgacagaagaaagaaaagaaaaaagagatacTCTTCATCTGATTCTTACAGCTCTGATACAGAATCTGATTCTTTTTCTTCTGATTCAGATTCATCGCTATCTGATTCAGATTCATCGCTATCTGATTCAAGTCACTCTAGTGATGGAAAGCGTAGGAAGAGAAGGTCCATAAAAAGAGAGAAGCCCCAACgtggaagaaaaaggaaggatgggcaaagagagaggaagagaggccGCCGTGAGAAACGATCAAGGCAGAAGTCCAAAAGGCGCCCTCTACG TTCAAGTTCAAGTGATGCAAAAAGAGAAAGTGATGATAATAGTAGTAGCAGAAGTAGTTCTGATGATGAAAAAACTGATAATCGTGTTTCTGCTCAGAACTCCaaacatgtaaaatataaacaacCAAGGAATCTTG ATACTGGAAAGGAATCCTCCGCTCCtctctcattaaaaaaaactattgtAGAGCAACAGAAGGATCGTGAGATGAAGACCATTGAGGACAACTCGTCACATGAAGAAGGTGAATTGTCTCCAAAGAATGACAAACTTTTGAACAATGGCCATGGCAAAGAAGCTAGATCTGATAAGCATGCTAATAAGCATTCCTATTCAGATGACTCCAGTAAATCCAG gaGTCTGACTCCCAAAAGAAGGTCAAGAATCAGCCCGATGGGCAGTCCAAACACAAGTCCAAAAGGAGTTCCCAGTGGAAGTCAGGCTTTGAAGTCTGGTGAGCAAAATCAGGGAAGGGCTTCAGAGAGTGCATTGGGTAGTCCTGCTCGTAAAGTCGGTGAACCTTCTTCAACTGAGCATGACCAGGGTATGTTAAGAAGCTCATCTCCAAATGGTGCTACCAAGCGCGTCAGAAAAGGGCGTGGCTTCACTGAGCAGTACTCCTTTGCACGTCGGTACCGTACTCCATCTCCTGAGCGTTTGCCTCGCAGTTCCTACAGTTATGGTAGAAGAAATTTTCTTGGAAAGAACCAGGATAG GTATTCAAGCTACAGAAGGAATTATGAGCACGCACCACGTGGACGTTACCGAAGCCCACCTGGAGGCAGAAGCCCTccaaggttctctctctctctctctctagagagCATAAAGA ACACCGTAGCCGGAGAACTCGAAGTAGGAGTGTTTCCCGAAGTCCAGGTTATTGTGGCTATTACAATGACAGGGGCCGGGGCCAGAGTCGGAGCCGAAGCAGGAGCAGGAGCTGGAGCCGGAGCCGGAGTCCAATAG
- the LOC122315835 gene encoding peptidyl-prolyl cis-trans isomerase CYP63 isoform X2: MAQGGDFSKGDGTGGESIFGGKFADENFRLKHDGVGLLSMANCGPNTNGSQFFITFKRQPHLDGKHVVFGKVVKGIELVKKIEQLGTAAGKPARPVKIVDCGKTSERKIQDAVGKEKGKKKKSVKVPSSADNSESSDVQVRGRHKKSLKDRRKKRKKRYSSSDSYSSDTESDSFSSDSDSSLSDSDSSLSDSSHSSDGKRRKRRSIKREKPQRGRKRKDGQRERKRGRREKRSRQKSKRRPLRSSSSDAKRESDDNSSSRSSSDDEKTDNRVSAQNSKHVKYKQPRNLDTGKESSAPLSLKKTIVEQQKDREMKTIEDNSSHEEGELSPKNDKLLNNGHGKEARSDKHANKHSYSDDSSKSRSLTPKRRSRISPMGSPNTSPKGVPSGSQALKSGEQNQGRASESALGSPARKVGEPSSTEHDQGMLRSSSPNGATKRVRKGRGFTEQYSFARRYRTPSPERLPRSSYSYGRRNFLGKNQDRYSSYRRNYEHAPRGRYRSPPGGRSPPRHRSRRTRSRSVSRSPGYCGYYNDRGRGQSRSRSRSRSWSRSRSPIDKRPAISDKLKSRLGPRSDDRRSPAKGRLRSSLKSHGSSESRSPDAASPKHLQRMISASPSGSRSRSSSPSGQRGLVSYGDASPDSGTR; this comes from the exons ATGGCCCAA GGTGgtgatttttcaaagggagaTG GCACTGGTGGAGAGAGTATATTTGGAGGAAAGTTTGCTG ATGAGAATTTTAGGCTGAAGCATGATGGAGTTGGTCTTCTCTCTATGGCAAATTGTGGTCCAAACACAAATGGGTCCCAGTTCTTTATAACCTTCAAGCGCCAACCCCATCTTGATGG GAAACATGTTGTTTTTGGAAAAGTTGTGAAGGGAATAGAACTTGTGAAGAAAATTGAGCAGTTGGGAACAGCTGCAGGGAAGCCTGCTCGACCTGTGAAAATTGTAGATTGTGGGAAAACTTCAGAACGTAAGATTCAGGATGCAGTTGGGAAAGAGAAAG ggaaaaagaagaaatcagTGAAGGTTCCATCTTCTGCAGATAATTCCGAATCTTCTGATGTGCAAGTGCGAGGAAGACACAAGAAATCTCTGAAGgacagaagaaagaaaagaaaaaagagatacTCTTCATCTGATTCTTACAGCTCTGATACAGAATCTGATTCTTTTTCTTCTGATTCAGATTCATCGCTATCTGATTCAGATTCATCGCTATCTGATTCAAGTCACTCTAGTGATGGAAAGCGTAGGAAGAGAAGGTCCATAAAAAGAGAGAAGCCCCAACgtggaagaaaaaggaaggatgggcaaagagagaggaagagaggccGCCGTGAGAAACGATCAAGGCAGAAGTCCAAAAGGCGCCCTCTACG TTCAAGTTCAAGTGATGCAAAAAGAGAAAGTGATGATAATAGTAGTAGCAGAAGTAGTTCTGATGATGAAAAAACTGATAATCGTGTTTCTGCTCAGAACTCCaaacatgtaaaatataaacaacCAAGGAATCTTG ATACTGGAAAGGAATCCTCCGCTCCtctctcattaaaaaaaactattgtAGAGCAACAGAAGGATCGTGAGATGAAGACCATTGAGGACAACTCGTCACATGAAGAAGGTGAATTGTCTCCAAAGAATGACAAACTTTTGAACAATGGCCATGGCAAAGAAGCTAGATCTGATAAGCATGCTAATAAGCATTCCTATTCAGATGACTCCAGTAAATCCAG gaGTCTGACTCCCAAAAGAAGGTCAAGAATCAGCCCGATGGGCAGTCCAAACACAAGTCCAAAAGGAGTTCCCAGTGGAAGTCAGGCTTTGAAGTCTGGTGAGCAAAATCAGGGAAGGGCTTCAGAGAGTGCATTGGGTAGTCCTGCTCGTAAAGTCGGTGAACCTTCTTCAACTGAGCATGACCAGGGTATGTTAAGAAGCTCATCTCCAAATGGTGCTACCAAGCGCGTCAGAAAAGGGCGTGGCTTCACTGAGCAGTACTCCTTTGCACGTCGGTACCGTACTCCATCTCCTGAGCGTTTGCCTCGCAGTTCCTACAGTTATGGTAGAAGAAATTTTCTTGGAAAGAACCAGGATAG GTATTCAAGCTACAGAAGGAATTATGAGCACGCACCACGTGGACGTTACCGAAGCCCACCTGGAGGCAGAAGCCCTccaag ACACCGTAGCCGGAGAACTCGAAGTAGGAGTGTTTCCCGAAGTCCAGGTTATTGTGGCTATTACAATGACAGGGGCCGGGGCCAGAGTCGGAGCCGAAGCAGGAGCAGGAGCTGGAGCCGGAGCCGGAGTCCAATAGATAAGAGACCTGCTATAAGTGATAAATTAAAATCTCGTCTCGGCCCCAGAAGTGATGATCGGCGCTCTCCAGCCAAAGGAAGGTTGAGATCCAGTTTGAAGAGTCATGGTTCCTCTGAGTCCAGATCTCCCGATGCCGCATCGCCAAAGCATCTTCAGAGAATGATTTCTGCTTCTCCCAGCGGCTCTAGATCAAGATCAAGCTCCCCATCTGGGCAAAGAGGGTTGGTTTCCTATGGAGATGCCAGTCCTGATTCAGGGACAAGATAG
- the LOC122315292 gene encoding calmodulin-like protein 11 isoform X2: MADALTEDQVGEFREAFCLIDKDSDGHITMEELATVIQSLNENPTNEEVRDMIGEVDADGNGTIDFEEFLNIMARKMKENVAEELKEAFKVFDRDQDGYISANELRQVMINLGERLTDEEAEQMIKEADLDGDGHVSYEEFARMMMLN; this comes from the exons ATGGCAGATGCATTGACAGAAGATCAGGTTGGCGAATTCCGGGAAGCCTTTTGTCTCATTGACAAGGATTCCGATG GCCATATTACAATGGAAGAACTGGCAACGGTGATTCAATCATTGAATGAAAACCCCACAAACGAAGAAGTTAGAGACATGATTGGTGAAGTAGATGCTGATGGGAATGGGACCATTGATTTTGAagagtttttaaatattatggcaAGAAAAATGAAG GAAAATGTAGCTGAGGAGCTGAAAGAAGCCTTCAAAGTATTTGACAGGGATCAAGATGGATATATTTCAGCTAATGAG TTGAGGCAGGTGATGATAAATTTGGGGGAGAGATTGACAGATGAAGAGGCAGAGCAGATGATTAAAGAGGCTGATTTGGATGGTGACGGTCACGTTAGCTATGAAGAGTTCGCAAGGATGATGATGCTGAATTGA
- the LOC122315292 gene encoding calmodulin-like protein 11 isoform X1: MADALTEDQVGEFREAFCLIDKDSDGHITMEELATVIQSLNENPTNEEVRDMIGEVDADGNGTIDFEEFLNIMARKMKENVAEELKEAFKVFDRDQDGYISANEVMINLGERLTDEEAEQMIKEADLDGDGHVSYEEFARMMMLN, encoded by the exons ATGGCAGATGCATTGACAGAAGATCAGGTTGGCGAATTCCGGGAAGCCTTTTGTCTCATTGACAAGGATTCCGATG GCCATATTACAATGGAAGAACTGGCAACGGTGATTCAATCATTGAATGAAAACCCCACAAACGAAGAAGTTAGAGACATGATTGGTGAAGTAGATGCTGATGGGAATGGGACCATTGATTTTGAagagtttttaaatattatggcaAGAAAAATGAAG GAAAATGTAGCTGAGGAGCTGAAAGAAGCCTTCAAAGTATTTGACAGGGATCAAGATGGATATATTTCAGCTAATGAG GTGATGATAAATTTGGGGGAGAGATTGACAGATGAAGAGGCAGAGCAGATGATTAAAGAGGCTGATTTGGATGGTGACGGTCACGTTAGCTATGAAGAGTTCGCAAGGATGATGATGCTGAATTGA
- the LOC122315835 gene encoding peptidyl-prolyl cis-trans isomerase CYP63 isoform X1, producing MSEKKNPYVFLDVSVDGDPVEQIVIELFADVVPRTAENFLALCTGEKGIGKSTGKPLHFKGSHFHRIIKGFMAQGGDFSKGDGTGGESIFGGKFADENFRLKHDGVGLLSMANCGPNTNGSQFFITFKRQPHLDGKHVVFGKVVKGIELVKKIEQLGTAAGKPARPVKIVDCGKTSERKIQDAVGKEKGKKKKSVKVPSSADNSESSDVQVRGRHKKSLKDRRKKRKKRYSSSDSYSSDTESDSFSSDSDSSLSDSDSSLSDSSHSSDGKRRKRRSIKREKPQRGRKRKDGQRERKRGRREKRSRQKSKRRPLRSSSSDAKRESDDNSSSRSSSDDEKTDNRVSAQNSKHVKYKQPRNLDTGKESSAPLSLKKTIVEQQKDREMKTIEDNSSHEEGELSPKNDKLLNNGHGKEARSDKHANKHSYSDDSSKSRSLTPKRRSRISPMGSPNTSPKGVPSGSQALKSGEQNQGRASESALGSPARKVGEPSSTEHDQGMLRSSSPNGATKRVRKGRGFTEQYSFARRYRTPSPERLPRSSYSYGRRNFLGKNQDRYSSYRRNYEHAPRGRYRSPPGGRSPPRHRSRRTRSRSVSRSPGYCGYYNDRGRGQSRSRSRSRSWSRSRSPIDKRPAISDKLKSRLGPRSDDRRSPAKGRLRSSLKSHGSSESRSPDAASPKHLQRMISASPSGSRSRSSSPSGQRGLVSYGDASPDSGTR from the exons ATGAGCGAGAAAAAGAACCCGTATGTGTTCTTAGATGTGTCGGTTGATGGGGACCCTGTGGAACAAATTGTGATTGAG CTTTTTGCTGATGTTGTTCCTAGGACGGCAGAGAATTTCCTGGCACTCTGTACAG GAGAGAAGGGCATTGGAAAGTCTACTGGGAAACCTTTGCACTTCAAGGGATCACATTTTCATCGAATAATTAAAGGATTCATGGCCCAA GGTGgtgatttttcaaagggagaTG GCACTGGTGGAGAGAGTATATTTGGAGGAAAGTTTGCTG ATGAGAATTTTAGGCTGAAGCATGATGGAGTTGGTCTTCTCTCTATGGCAAATTGTGGTCCAAACACAAATGGGTCCCAGTTCTTTATAACCTTCAAGCGCCAACCCCATCTTGATGG GAAACATGTTGTTTTTGGAAAAGTTGTGAAGGGAATAGAACTTGTGAAGAAAATTGAGCAGTTGGGAACAGCTGCAGGGAAGCCTGCTCGACCTGTGAAAATTGTAGATTGTGGGAAAACTTCAGAACGTAAGATTCAGGATGCAGTTGGGAAAGAGAAAG ggaaaaagaagaaatcagTGAAGGTTCCATCTTCTGCAGATAATTCCGAATCTTCTGATGTGCAAGTGCGAGGAAGACACAAGAAATCTCTGAAGgacagaagaaagaaaagaaaaaagagatacTCTTCATCTGATTCTTACAGCTCTGATACAGAATCTGATTCTTTTTCTTCTGATTCAGATTCATCGCTATCTGATTCAGATTCATCGCTATCTGATTCAAGTCACTCTAGTGATGGAAAGCGTAGGAAGAGAAGGTCCATAAAAAGAGAGAAGCCCCAACgtggaagaaaaaggaaggatgggcaaagagagaggaagagaggccGCCGTGAGAAACGATCAAGGCAGAAGTCCAAAAGGCGCCCTCTACG TTCAAGTTCAAGTGATGCAAAAAGAGAAAGTGATGATAATAGTAGTAGCAGAAGTAGTTCTGATGATGAAAAAACTGATAATCGTGTTTCTGCTCAGAACTCCaaacatgtaaaatataaacaacCAAGGAATCTTG ATACTGGAAAGGAATCCTCCGCTCCtctctcattaaaaaaaactattgtAGAGCAACAGAAGGATCGTGAGATGAAGACCATTGAGGACAACTCGTCACATGAAGAAGGTGAATTGTCTCCAAAGAATGACAAACTTTTGAACAATGGCCATGGCAAAGAAGCTAGATCTGATAAGCATGCTAATAAGCATTCCTATTCAGATGACTCCAGTAAATCCAG gaGTCTGACTCCCAAAAGAAGGTCAAGAATCAGCCCGATGGGCAGTCCAAACACAAGTCCAAAAGGAGTTCCCAGTGGAAGTCAGGCTTTGAAGTCTGGTGAGCAAAATCAGGGAAGGGCTTCAGAGAGTGCATTGGGTAGTCCTGCTCGTAAAGTCGGTGAACCTTCTTCAACTGAGCATGACCAGGGTATGTTAAGAAGCTCATCTCCAAATGGTGCTACCAAGCGCGTCAGAAAAGGGCGTGGCTTCACTGAGCAGTACTCCTTTGCACGTCGGTACCGTACTCCATCTCCTGAGCGTTTGCCTCGCAGTTCCTACAGTTATGGTAGAAGAAATTTTCTTGGAAAGAACCAGGATAG GTATTCAAGCTACAGAAGGAATTATGAGCACGCACCACGTGGACGTTACCGAAGCCCACCTGGAGGCAGAAGCCCTccaag ACACCGTAGCCGGAGAACTCGAAGTAGGAGTGTTTCCCGAAGTCCAGGTTATTGTGGCTATTACAATGACAGGGGCCGGGGCCAGAGTCGGAGCCGAAGCAGGAGCAGGAGCTGGAGCCGGAGCCGGAGTCCAATAGATAAGAGACCTGCTATAAGTGATAAATTAAAATCTCGTCTCGGCCCCAGAAGTGATGATCGGCGCTCTCCAGCCAAAGGAAGGTTGAGATCCAGTTTGAAGAGTCATGGTTCCTCTGAGTCCAGATCTCCCGATGCCGCATCGCCAAAGCATCTTCAGAGAATGATTTCTGCTTCTCCCAGCGGCTCTAGATCAAGATCAAGCTCCCCATCTGGGCAAAGAGGGTTGGTTTCCTATGGAGATGCCAGTCCTGATTCAGGGACAAGATAG